The proteins below come from a single Rosa rugosa chromosome 2, drRosRugo1.1, whole genome shotgun sequence genomic window:
- the LOC133733428 gene encoding uncharacterized protein LOC133733428 — translation MERYFKRKSTHELTESSSAPKKVNNSSKEATLGINLEDLPTDPGLRPRIWNYHPNVREQVRMAYIQKGPCQPRDYKFPKKTLAGNSERRFNPAWFDEFPTWLEYSIEKDAAFCLCCYLFKPDIGEQTGSDAFVRKGYSNWKKKEGLQGHVGGPNSSHNKARINYEALLNQNQARSDCQTLLGASIDCVKFLMRQGLLFCGHDEYETSNDQGSVVGLLRFLYDHSTDIKAAASRNSPETLKVTSCDIQKDIVSAISTEIVNTITRDISDSLFSVLINEFLDISSMNQMAIILRFVDKGTVIERYLGMVHVTNATALSLKVAVDDFFSSHGLIMSRLRGQTYVGTSNMHCEFNSLKTLIMKENKCAFYVHSFTHDLHSVLIDVAKNHKEIMGLFTAVANVVKVVGTFVQCRDTLRKKHGVLVLEALNTGEFLRGQGLNEESSNFMTLSSLRTVFSSVIDVLEMIAEVGSDSEQKYKAEILLDSLQSFNFIFCLHMMVMILGITDDLSQAFQRKDQDILNILNLVQICKKQLKMMRESCWDSLLDQVSSFCDKHHIEVHKMDGMFLTRGRPRHKAQVITNKHHYCVELFYSVIDLQLQELNNQFTEMNTQLLLCVACLDPSNSFSAFDKLKLIQLARYYPNDFSTTDFMILEDQLEKYILDMRSSIGFSTLKGISELAEKLVETGKYQVYPLVYLLLTLSLILPVATPRVERLFSAVNLLKNQLHNQMEDEWMRDSLIGYVEKDILDSIDKKVILQRLQHIKKFPWK, via the coding sequence ATGGAGAGATATTTCAAAAGAAAATCAACGCATGAGTTGACAGAGTCATCATCTGCTCCAAAGAAAGTAAATAACAGTTCAAAAGAAGCTACCTTGGGTATAAACTTGGAAGATCTCCCCACTGATCCGGGCCTGCGTCCTCGAATTTGGAATTATCATCCTAATGTCCGTGAACAGGTTCGAATGGCATACATACAAAAAGGTCCTTGTCAGCCTCGAGACTATAAGTTTCCCAAGAAGACCCTGGCAGGAAACTCAGAAAGACGGTTCAATCCGGCTTGGTTTGATGAATTTCCTACTTGGTTGGAATATAGCATTGAAAAAGATGCTGCCTTTTGTCTCTGTTGTTATCTCTTCAAACCTGATATTGGAGAACAAACAGGCAGTGATGCATTCGTTCGCAAAGGGTATTCGaattggaagaagaaagaaggttTACAAGGTCATGTTGGAGGACCTAATAGTTCCCACAACAAAGCTAGGATAAATTATGAAGCCTTATTGAACCAAAACCAAGCTCGAAGTGATTGTCAAACACTTTTGGGTGCATCAATTGATTGTGTTAAGTTTCTTATGCGACAAGGTCTCCTATTCTGCGGACATGATGAATATGAAACTTCAAATGACCAAGGAAGTGTTGTTGGACTTTTGAGATTTCTATATGATCATAGTACAGATATAAAAGCtgctgcatcaagaaattctcCTGAGACTCTGAAGGTGACATCATGTGATATTCAGAAGGACATTGTAAGTGCTATTTCAACCGAAATCGTCAATACAATTACTAGAGATATCAGCGATTCACTATTTTCCGTTCTTATTAATGAATTCCTTGACATTTCTTCAATGAATCAAATGGCTATTATATTACGTTTTGTGGATAAGGGTACTGTAATTGAGCGATATTTAGGTATGGTGCATGTTACCAATGCTACTGCTCTCTCCCTCAAGGTGGCTGTTGATGACTTTTTTTCTAGTCATGGATTAATCATGTCTAGGTTGCGGGGACAAACTTACGTTGGGACAAGTAATATGCATTGTGAGTTCAATAGTCTTAAGACACTTATTATGAAGGAGAATAAGTGTGCATTTTATGTTCATAGCTTTACTCATGATCTTCATTCAGTTCTCATAGATGTGGCGAAGAATCACAAAGAAATCATGGGTCTCTTTACTGCAGTTGCTAATGTAGTGAAGGTTGTTGGAACCTTTGTTCAATGTCGTGATACACTTCGGAAGAAACATGGTGTGTTAGTTCTTGAAGCACTCAATACTGGTGAGTTTTTAAGAGGACAAGGTCTAAATGAGGAAAGCTCAAATTTTATGACTTTATCAAGCTTGCGTACTGTGTTCTCATCCGTGATAGATGTGCTTGAGATGATAGCAGAGGTTGGATCAGATTCTGAGCAGAAGTATAAAGCAGAAATTCTATTGGATTCCCTCCAatctttcaattttattttttgcttaCATATGATGGTAATGATTTTGGGAATCACAGATGATTTGTCACAAGCATTTCAAAGAAAAGATCAAGATATTCTAAACATCCTGAACTTGGTACAAATATGCAAAAAGCAACTGAAGATGATGAGGGAGAGTTGTTGGGATTCTTTACTTGATCAAGTTTCTAGTTTCTGTGACAAACATCATATTGAAGTTCATAAGATGGATGGTATGTTTCTAACTCGAGGGCGGCCAAGGCATAAAGCTCAAGTGATCACAAACAAGCATCATTATTGTGTTGAGTTGTTCTACAGTGTTATAGATCTGCAACTTCAAGAGTTAAACAATCAATTCACTGAGATGAATACTCAGTTGCTTCTTTGTGTGGCATGTTTAGATCCAAGTAATTCATTCTCTGCTTTTGACAAACTAAAGTTGATTCAACTTGCTCGATATTATCCAAATGACTTTTCCACAACTGACTTTATGATACTTGAAGACCAGCTTGAGAAATACATTTTGGACATGCGTTCTAGCATTGGATTTTCAACCTTGAAAGGAATTTCTGAGCTTGCTGAAAAATTGGTTGAGACGGGAAAATATCAGGTTTACCCATTAGTTTACTTGCTGTTGACATTGTCTCTAATTTTACCGGTTGCAACTCCCAGGGTAGAAAGACTGTTTTCTGCTGTGAATTTGTTGAAGAATCAATTACACAATCAAATGGAAGATGAATGGATGAGGGATAGCTTGATTGGATATGTTGAGAAGGACATTCTTGATAGTATTGATAAGAAGGTCATACTGCAGCGACTTCAACATATCAAAAAATTTCCATGGAAATGA
- the LOC133733735 gene encoding 18.1 kDa class I heat shock protein-like, translating into MSLIPNFRRNSNISDPFSLDLWDPFKDFPFPSSSLSPFPEFPRENSAFVNTRIDWKETPEAHVFKADIPGLTKEEVKVEVEDDRVLQIRGERKIEKEDKNDTWHRVERSSGKFSRRFRLPENAKIDEIKAAMENGVLSVTVPKAEVKRPDVKTIQISG; encoded by the coding sequence ATGTCGCTTATCCCCAATTTCCGACGTAACAGCAACATCTCTGACCCCTTTTCCCTCGATCTCTGGGACCCCTTCAAGGATTTTCCATTCCCTTCTTCATCGCTCTCTCCTTTTCCCGAATTTCCTCGCGAAAATTCGGCTTTTGTCAACACTAGGATCGACTGGAAGGAGACCCCGGAAGCCCATGTGTTCAAGGCTGACATTCCGGGGCTGACGAAAGAAGAGGTCAAGGTCGAGGTAGAAGATGACAGGGTGCTTCAGATCAGAGGAGAGAGGAAAATAGAGAAGGAGGACAAGAACGACACCTGGCACCGGGTCGAGAGAAGCAGCGGCAAGTTCTCCAGAAGGTTCAGGCTTCCTGAGAATGCCAAGATAGATGAAATCAAGGCTGCTATGGAGAACGGGGTTCTCAGCGTGACTGTTCCGAAGGCGGAGGTGAAAAGGCCTGATGTTAAAACCATTCAAATCTCTGgttaa